The Scomber japonicus isolate fScoJap1 chromosome 9, fScoJap1.pri, whole genome shotgun sequence genome includes a region encoding these proteins:
- the tchp gene encoding trichoplein keratin filament-binding protein isoform X2, protein MAQPYFSAHAPSRSRVLARQQAQQREQEARLRQQWELHARYFQQQNVRSMKQAAWSSHHSYHQSMSAYHNQRVKEEKRVNLEQRRNRLRAMLEEEQKQLEAELRQVVPDRSTLTSQLVQKTDELRTAREERRKKLAQELLKEHWKKNNTELRKVESALHKDHVVGQWQEQISEKKQQEEATQEEKRWFANEYERTRKEALERIKEAEEKKKGDERQRAEELCKQMEELKLREQEATRLKKEQEALLAQQWELEKIEEERRKLEERRKKTEMGRFLIRQYRAQLRRRAQQVQEELEADRKILAAMLEGEQDDRRLETERRERAIADAAWMKRVIEEQLQLEREREAEFEILHREEAQHVWEKREAQWEKERKARERLMREVLVGRQQQLDLKMQKNREAQEESLKRREELIQELETEREFRRREKQQEESRRTARMQEIDAQVEQRLQEKWEEQHRVEQEEEEEREALRIKEEELRLEMESMAKKGYQEKIHSRPRTAWT, encoded by the exons ATGGCTCAGCCATACTTCTCTGCCCATGCGCCCAGTCGGTCCCGGGTGCTGGCCAGACAGCAAGCCCAGCAGAGGGAGCAGGAAGCCCGGTTGCGGCAGCAGTGGGAGCTGCATGCTCGGTACTTCCAGCAGCAGAATGTCCGCAGTATGAAACAGGCTGCGTGGAGCTCCCACCACTCCTACCATCAGAG TATGTCAGCATACCATAAtcagagagtgaaggaggagaagagagtgaaTCTGGAGCAGCGCAGGAATCGACTCAGGGCAATGCTGGAAGAGGAGCAAAAGCAACTGGAGGCAGAGCTCCGGCAAGTGGTCCCGGACAGGAGCACTTTGACAAGTCAGTTAGTGCAAAAAACTGATGAGCTCCGTACAgcgagagaggaaagaagaaaaaag CTTGCACAAGAGCTGCTGAAGGAGCactggaagaaaaacaacacagagttgCGAAAG GTTGAGTCGGCATTACATAAAGATCATGTTGTCGGCCAGTGGCAAGAGCAGATATCTGAGAAGAAACAG CAAGAAGAGGCAACGCAGGAGGAGAAGAGGTGGTTTGCAAATGAGTATGAGAGGACCAGAAAAGAGGCTCTGGAGAGGATCAAAGAAgcggaggagaaaaagaaaggagatgaGCGTCAGAGAGCAGAAGAACTTTGCAAGCAGATGGAAGAACTGAAGCTGAGGGAACAAGAG gCGACTCGTCTAAAGAAGGAACAAGAGGCTCTGCTGGCCCAGCAGTGGGAGCTGGAGAagatagaggaagagaggagaaagttggAGGAAAGGCGAAAGAAGACTGAGATGGG GCGTTTCCTGATCCGACAGTATCGTGCTCAGCTGAGGAGGAGAGCCCAGCAGGTGCAGGAGGAACTG GAGGCTGACCGCAAGATCCTGGCAGCCATGCTGGAAGGAGAGCAAGACGACAGAAGGCTGGAGACCGAGCGAAGAGAAAGAGCTATTGCTGATGCTGCCTGGATGAAGCGTGTGATTGAAGAGCAGCttcagttagagagagagagggaggctgaGTTTGAAATCCTTCACAG GGAAGAAGCTCAACATGTGTGGGAGAAACGAGAGGCACAAtgggaaaaggagaggaaagccAGAGAGCGGCTCATGCGTGAG GTACTTGTGGGGAGACAACAGCAGCTGGATCTGAAGATGCAGAAGAACCGTGAGGCTCAGGAGGAGTCCCTGAAGAGACGAGAAGAGCTGATCCAGGAGCTGGAGACGGAGAGGGAGTTCAGACGCCGGGAGAAACAGCAAGAAGAGAGCCGCAGAACAGCACGGATGCAGGAGATAGATGCTCAG gTGGAGCAGCGGCTCCAAGAAAAGTGGGAAGAGCAGCACAGGGtagagcaagaggaggaggaggaaagggaggctCTCAGAATcaaggaggaggagctgaggcTGGAGATGGAGAGTATGGCCAAGAAAGGGTACCAGGAGAAg ATTCACAGCAGACCTCGAACAGCCTGGACATGA
- the tchp gene encoding trichoplein keratin filament-binding protein isoform X1 — translation MAQPYFSAHAPSRSRVLARQQAQQREQEARLRQQWELHARYFQQQNVRSMKQAAWSSHHSYHQSMSAYHNQRVKEEKRVNLEQRRNRLRAMLEEEQKQLEAELRQVVPDRSTLTSQLVQKTDELRTAREERRKKLAQELLKEHWKKNNTELRKVESALHKDHVVGQWQEQISEKKQQEEATQEEKRWFANEYERTRKEALERIKEAEEKKKGDERQRAEELCKQMEELKLREQEATRLKKEQEALLAQQWELEKIEEERRKLEERRKKTEMGRFLIRQYRAQLRRRAQQVQEELEADRKILAAMLEGEQDDRRLETERRERAIADAAWMKRVIEEQLQLEREREAEFEILHREEAQHVWEKREAQWEKERKARERLMREVLVGRQQQLDLKMQKNREAQEESLKRREELIQELETEREFRRREKQQEESRRTARMQEIDAQVEQRLQEKWEEQHRVEQEEEEEREALRIKEEELRLEMESMAKKGYQEKVKDKNQVACYVNEFSEETGY, via the exons ATGGCTCAGCCATACTTCTCTGCCCATGCGCCCAGTCGGTCCCGGGTGCTGGCCAGACAGCAAGCCCAGCAGAGGGAGCAGGAAGCCCGGTTGCGGCAGCAGTGGGAGCTGCATGCTCGGTACTTCCAGCAGCAGAATGTCCGCAGTATGAAACAGGCTGCGTGGAGCTCCCACCACTCCTACCATCAGAG TATGTCAGCATACCATAAtcagagagtgaaggaggagaagagagtgaaTCTGGAGCAGCGCAGGAATCGACTCAGGGCAATGCTGGAAGAGGAGCAAAAGCAACTGGAGGCAGAGCTCCGGCAAGTGGTCCCGGACAGGAGCACTTTGACAAGTCAGTTAGTGCAAAAAACTGATGAGCTCCGTACAgcgagagaggaaagaagaaaaaag CTTGCACAAGAGCTGCTGAAGGAGCactggaagaaaaacaacacagagttgCGAAAG GTTGAGTCGGCATTACATAAAGATCATGTTGTCGGCCAGTGGCAAGAGCAGATATCTGAGAAGAAACAG CAAGAAGAGGCAACGCAGGAGGAGAAGAGGTGGTTTGCAAATGAGTATGAGAGGACCAGAAAAGAGGCTCTGGAGAGGATCAAAGAAgcggaggagaaaaagaaaggagatgaGCGTCAGAGAGCAGAAGAACTTTGCAAGCAGATGGAAGAACTGAAGCTGAGGGAACAAGAG gCGACTCGTCTAAAGAAGGAACAAGAGGCTCTGCTGGCCCAGCAGTGGGAGCTGGAGAagatagaggaagagaggagaaagttggAGGAAAGGCGAAAGAAGACTGAGATGGG GCGTTTCCTGATCCGACAGTATCGTGCTCAGCTGAGGAGGAGAGCCCAGCAGGTGCAGGAGGAACTG GAGGCTGACCGCAAGATCCTGGCAGCCATGCTGGAAGGAGAGCAAGACGACAGAAGGCTGGAGACCGAGCGAAGAGAAAGAGCTATTGCTGATGCTGCCTGGATGAAGCGTGTGATTGAAGAGCAGCttcagttagagagagagagggaggctgaGTTTGAAATCCTTCACAG GGAAGAAGCTCAACATGTGTGGGAGAAACGAGAGGCACAAtgggaaaaggagaggaaagccAGAGAGCGGCTCATGCGTGAG GTACTTGTGGGGAGACAACAGCAGCTGGATCTGAAGATGCAGAAGAACCGTGAGGCTCAGGAGGAGTCCCTGAAGAGACGAGAAGAGCTGATCCAGGAGCTGGAGACGGAGAGGGAGTTCAGACGCCGGGAGAAACAGCAAGAAGAGAGCCGCAGAACAGCACGGATGCAGGAGATAGATGCTCAG gTGGAGCAGCGGCTCCAAGAAAAGTGGGAAGAGCAGCACAGGGtagagcaagaggaggaggaggaaagggaggctCTCAGAATcaaggaggaggagctgaggcTGGAGATGGAGAGTATGGCCAAGAAAGGGTACCAGGAGAAggtaaaagataaaaatcaaGTTGCCTGTTATGTGAATGAGTTCTCAGAGGAGACAGGATactga